A genome region from Pelorhabdus rhamnosifermentans includes the following:
- the gabT gene encoding 4-aminobutyrate--2-oxoglutarate transaminase, giving the protein MLRDALPKIITEIVPGPKAQALMNRRAEATATAVGCAYPVVIERGEGAMIEDVDGNIFLDWVGGVGVLNVGYSQPEIIEAVKEQSEKYFHGMFNIVTHKGYVELAEKLNSIVPVKGEKRRTFLSNSGAEADENAVKIAKSYTGRPNIIVFSGAFHGRTMLTMAMTSKKAYAIGMGPFPDGIYRAEYPYLYRKPEGMTESQAIDFYVKSIYKVFEECSPANQIAAMVLEPLQGEGGFIPAPIEWVKAVRKICDEYGIIMIADEVQSGFCRTGKMFASEYWVEVGCTPDIIATAKSIAAGLPLSAVIARSEIMEGVTPGIIGGTYCGNALSCAAALKTIDIMEKKHLAERAMKIGQKVTATYKIWQKNYPVIGDVRGLGAMIGLELVKDQATKAPNPELVGKVVQMCAQNGLIIENAGVYKNVLRFLAPLVITDEQLDAGLKILENAIKKCM; this is encoded by the coding sequence ATGTTAAGAGATGCATTGCCAAAAATTATTACAGAAATAGTGCCTGGCCCAAAGGCACAAGCATTAATGAATCGCAGAGCAGAAGCTACTGCGACAGCCGTAGGCTGTGCCTATCCAGTAGTGATTGAACGTGGAGAAGGCGCAATGATTGAAGATGTAGATGGGAATATCTTCCTTGATTGGGTAGGGGGGGTTGGTGTTCTCAATGTTGGCTACAGTCAACCTGAGATTATAGAAGCTGTAAAAGAACAGTCAGAAAAGTACTTTCACGGCATGTTTAATATTGTGACACATAAAGGGTATGTAGAATTAGCAGAAAAGTTAAATTCCATCGTACCTGTAAAGGGTGAAAAAAGAAGAACCTTCCTATCTAACAGTGGTGCAGAGGCAGATGAAAATGCAGTTAAAATTGCAAAATCATATACGGGAAGACCCAATATTATTGTGTTTTCAGGCGCCTTCCATGGCAGAACAATGCTTACAATGGCTATGACGTCCAAGAAAGCTTATGCTATTGGCATGGGACCATTTCCGGATGGCATCTATCGTGCAGAATATCCGTATTTGTATCGGAAGCCGGAAGGTATGACAGAATCGCAGGCAATTGATTTTTATGTAAAATCAATTTATAAAGTATTTGAAGAGTGTTCACCAGCAAATCAAATTGCAGCTATGGTATTAGAACCCCTCCAAGGGGAAGGGGGATTTATACCCGCACCCATTGAGTGGGTAAAAGCCGTTCGTAAAATTTGTGATGAATATGGAATTATAATGATTGCCGATGAAGTACAAAGTGGATTTTGTCGTACCGGTAAAATGTTTGCATCAGAGTATTGGGTGGAAGTTGGGTGTACACCAGATATTATAGCAACAGCGAAGTCGATTGCCGCCGGACTTCCACTTAGTGCAGTTATTGCACGAAGCGAAATTATGGAAGGCGTAACACCTGGTATTATCGGCGGTACATACTGTGGCAACGCACTGTCTTGTGCAGCTGCTTTGAAAACCATTGACATTATGGAAAAGAAACATTTGGCAGAGCGTGCGATGAAAATTGGTCAAAAAGTAACTGCTACTTATAAAATTTGGCAAAAAAATTATCCTGTCATTGGCGATGTGCGTGGACTAGGCGCTATGATCGGTCTTGAACTTGTTAAAGATCAGGCGACCAAAGCCCCTAATCCTGAATTAGTTGGAAAGGTAGTCCAAATGTGTGCACAAAATGGATTAATTATTGAAAATGCAGGTGTTTACAAAAATGTGCTGCGCTTTTTGGCCCCGCTGGTCATTACAGATGAGCAATTAGATGCCGGACTTAAAATCTTAGAAAATGCTATTAAAAAATGTATGTAG
- a CDS encoding Glu/Leu/Phe/Val family dehydrogenase: MNKEYNPYQNMLRVLDDAAIKLGLQKNDYITLRFPERQLVVSVPVVMDDGHTEVFEGYRVQHSSTRGPCKGGIRFHPDSNIDEVKALAAWMTWKCAVVNIPYGGAKGGIKVDPAKLTENELRKMVRRYTAMILPVLGPEKDIPAPDVNTDAKIMAWIMDTFSMIKGYAVPAVVTGKPLEIGGSLGRNEATGRGVMFTLLNLLEKINCDPKNMTVAVQGFGNVGSVTAKLIQKQGCKIVGIGDAFCALYKKTGINIEAAIKYAAENGKSLAGYQEDDIEIITNDELLALDVDVLCPAALENQINGDNADRIRAKIIVEAANGPTAKEADEVLDIKGTKIVPDILANAGGVVVSYFEWVQNQESFMWDEDYINNNLKKIMKKSFDDIWKIHIEKNVSMRMAAYILALDRVVRAKRLRGVFP, from the coding sequence ATGAATAAAGAGTACAATCCTTATCAAAATATGCTTCGGGTTTTAGATGATGCCGCGATAAAACTGGGATTGCAGAAAAACGATTATATCACGTTAAGATTTCCAGAACGGCAATTGGTTGTCTCCGTACCGGTTGTTATGGATGATGGACATACCGAAGTTTTTGAAGGTTATCGTGTACAACATAGTAGTACACGGGGACCATGCAAAGGGGGAATTCGGTTTCACCCGGATTCGAATATTGATGAAGTAAAAGCATTGGCCGCTTGGATGACATGGAAATGTGCTGTAGTAAATATTCCTTATGGCGGTGCAAAAGGCGGGATCAAGGTTGATCCCGCCAAATTGACAGAGAATGAATTAAGAAAGATGGTTCGGCGCTATACCGCAATGATTTTGCCGGTATTAGGACCTGAAAAAGATATTCCGGCGCCGGATGTCAATACAGATGCCAAGATTATGGCTTGGATTATGGACACCTTTAGCATGATTAAAGGTTATGCAGTTCCGGCGGTTGTAACAGGGAAACCTTTAGAAATAGGCGGTTCATTAGGAAGAAATGAGGCTACCGGTCGCGGCGTGATGTTCACGCTTTTAAACTTGTTAGAAAAAATTAATTGTGATCCTAAAAATATGACAGTTGCTGTGCAAGGCTTTGGAAATGTAGGTAGTGTCACTGCTAAATTAATACAAAAACAAGGCTGTAAAATTGTCGGAATTGGCGATGCGTTTTGTGCGCTGTACAAAAAAACGGGTATCAATATTGAGGCAGCAATTAAGTATGCTGCGGAAAATGGAAAATCGTTGGCGGGCTATCAAGAAGATGATATTGAAATTATTACAAATGACGAATTGCTTGCTCTGGATGTAGATGTTCTTTGTCCGGCAGCACTTGAAAATCAAATAAATGGTGATAATGCCGATCGTATTCGTGCCAAAATAATCGTTGAAGCGGCTAATGGCCCAACCGCTAAAGAAGCCGACGAGGTTTTAGATATAAAAGGAACAAAGATCGTTCCTGATATTTTGGCTAATGCGGGTGGAGTAGTAGTATCCTACTTTGAATGGGTACAAAATCAAGAATCTTTTATGTGGGATGAAGATTATATTAATAATAATCTGAAAAAGATTATGAAAAAATCATTTGATGACATTTGGAAAATTCATATTGAAAAGAATGTATCAATGCGTATGGCGGCCTATATATTAGCATTGGACAGGGTTGTTAGGGCTAAAAGACTTAGAGGGGTTTTCCCTTGA
- a CDS encoding PucR family transcriptional regulator codes for MTLKFFYEKFKKKHQLQLIAGEKGIHSVVKWIYLLEDLKNIHFIRGGELIITTGLANNYDNWLEELVHAMDGKDVSGIILNMGNYIKEIPESLIDYCNLMGFPLLTMPWEIHIADIMQDCCNHVMKEQQEEEYLSKTFANAMFCNTVDSAFITEYEDMNQYPNFAYGIIALKNVSNNRLIAILNQAEQKYLLLTKKSTHYAVLYHTTETAFHSTVDFLHKSLLSDGIYYGIATLGQSIESLFAKRIEADKALQVASAKKETYCFYNDLGLYQIVLSISDEAILENLYTQSLKAIIDYDQKHHSNYLEILRYYIEFNSSVQLVAEHTFTHRNTINYRIAKIKELLHSDLSSMEERCRIQLAFCIYDLKCQTAEIPF; via the coding sequence TTGACTTTAAAATTTTTTTATGAAAAATTCAAAAAAAAACATCAGTTACAATTAATCGCTGGCGAAAAAGGTATTCATTCTGTAGTGAAATGGATTTATCTTTTAGAAGATTTAAAGAATATCCATTTCATTCGTGGTGGAGAACTCATTATTACAACGGGGCTTGCCAATAATTATGACAATTGGCTTGAAGAACTCGTCCATGCTATGGACGGAAAAGACGTAAGTGGTATCATTTTAAATATGGGAAATTATATTAAGGAAATACCGGAATCACTAATTGATTATTGCAACCTTATGGGATTTCCACTTCTCACCATGCCGTGGGAGATACATATTGCTGATATTATGCAAGATTGCTGTAATCATGTCATGAAAGAGCAGCAAGAAGAAGAATATCTTAGTAAAACCTTTGCTAATGCCATGTTCTGCAATACGGTTGACAGTGCCTTTATTACTGAATATGAAGACATGAATCAGTATCCAAATTTCGCCTATGGAATTATAGCCTTAAAAAATGTTTCTAACAACCGATTAATAGCTATTTTAAATCAAGCTGAACAGAAATATTTGCTCCTAACAAAAAAAAGTACACATTATGCCGTCTTATATCACACAACTGAAACTGCTTTTCATTCTACAGTAGATTTCTTACATAAATCATTATTATCAGATGGTATTTACTACGGTATTGCTACTCTTGGTCAAAGCATAGAATCTCTATTTGCCAAACGCATAGAGGCGGACAAAGCACTTCAAGTGGCAAGCGCTAAAAAAGAAACTTACTGTTTCTATAATGATTTAGGACTTTATCAAATTGTATTAAGTATTTCGGATGAAGCTATATTAGAAAATCTGTATACCCAGTCTCTGAAAGCAATTATAGACTACGACCAAAAACATCATTCCAATTACTTAGAAATTCTGCGCTATTATATTGAATTCAATTCTAGTGTACAGTTAGTTGCTGAGCATACTTTTACTCACCGCAATACTATTAACTATCGCATTGCAAAAATCAAAGAATTGCTTCACAGTGATTTGTCATCTATGGAAGAACGTTGTCGTATCCAGCTTGCCTTTTGTATCTATGACTTAAAATGCCAAACCGCCGAAATTCCATTTTAA